CGATTTGCTTTTCATTCTTTCCCTACCATTTTGGGCTTACTATGCAGCACATGAGTGggtttttggaaatgcaatgtgTAAAATTCTTTCAGGGGTCTATATTGCTGGCTTCTATGGTGGGATGTTTTTCATAATACTTTTGACAGTCGATAGATATCTGGCAATTGTCCATGCAGTGTTTGCTTTAAAAGCTAGGACAGTTACCTATGGCATTCTCACAAGTGTTGTCACCTGGGGTGTTGCAATATTAGCCTCGTTTCCAGAGTTAATATTTCACAGTGCTCAAAAGGAAGCTACTCATTGGACCTGCAGCCCTCATTATCCCTGGGGACAGGAAAAGACATGGAAGCAATGCCAGACTTTAATGATGAACCTTGTGGGACTTGTCATTCCACTGCTCATTATGATCTTCTGCTATGCAGCAATTATAAAGACATTATTGAGAGGTAGGAATGAGAAAAAACATAAGGCAGTCAGGCTTATTTTTATCATAATGATTGTTTATGTTATCTTCTGGACCCCATTCAATATTGTTATTTTCATGAACACTTTTCCGAATTTATTTGTCCTAAATACTTGTGAGACCAGCAAGCAGATAGAGCTAGCAATCCAAGTGACAGAAACATTTGCGATGATCCACTGTTGTATCAATCCTGTGATCTATGCCTTTGTTGGGGAAAAATTTAGGAAATATCTTCatacttttttccaaaaacacaTTGCAATCTACCTCTGCAAACACTGTCCGGCTCTTTATCGTGATAAATTAGAACGTGTTAGCTTAACATACACCCCATCTACTGCAGAGCATGACATCTCTGTTGGTTTGTAAAGCACATTAAATATGTAGCCAGTAAAAGTGTCATCTTCCTTTTTACTTAAAAGTTTGTTCAATTAAACAAAACTTAGGGACATGTAACCACTCACAGCAGTTAAATTTTTTGTGACACTGCAGTATTTCTTATTTGTCATATGGGGATTACTACAGATGCCACAGAAAATTCAAATACTTCAATTTTGTAAGTCTCTACTATAAAAAGGCATGTAAAGTAGTATGTGTTTGCTCTTTAAACATGAACACTGGTCAAAGAACTATTTGTTCAGGAAATATAATTCAGAAGATGCCTTTAAGAGGGCAAGGAATAAGGTTTGTTTTCTCTCAAGAGCCCTTTTACCTACATTGAAAACCATAAGAAAAACATTAGGAAGAAGGCCTCCATGAGAGGATATTATGTCCATTTACATGGGGCTTGATTCATCTTTTTATTTCAATAGTCGACAGGAAAGTAACATTATAAGGACAAAAACTGAAGCACAATCATAAAAAGTATTAATATTCCCAAGAATTTTATAAGCTATgtgttttttcagaataaaaatcaACTGCATATCTAAGGTAGGGAATGTTTATTTACAATTGCATTGCTACATTGTTTTTCCTATGTGGGGTTTGAAGACGTATTAAAACTTTATGAAAAGAGCTTTTATAAACAGGGAAGTAATAGATTGTGCACACCTCTGTTGAGGGATATGACTGACCTTCTGTTCACCAGAATTGTGCTAAACATGGGGTACCATATTAGCCAGTGactgtcattttaaaataatcttttccccTTGACtactttatttaattattttgtctTCAGTTTTACACATTCTAAGAGGAAGTTTAaacattcagggtgtgtctagactacaggatcttttcgaaaaaagtggtttttttttccaaaaaaacttcccctgcatctagactaccaccacattctttcaaaactAAATTGAAACCTgaccatggtaaacctcattttacgaggaagaatgccttttttcaaaagtgttctttcgaaaaaaggcattcttgattgcaaacagggctttttcagaagagagcatccggactgcctgggtgctctcttttgaaaaagcagctcgcttttttgaaagaagtggttgcagtttagatgttctctttcgaaaaagcctcttttgaaagaggcttgtagtctagatgtagcctcagatacTTATATCCTTATGACTATTTTCTTTAAAGGTGCCTTTATGCAGCCTTGCAATTCTGGAGGTTACTGCACACATCAAGTCATCAGAAATCTAAATGGTATTAATTGCAAAGTAAAGGTGTAGCCACAAACCAGGATTGTGATTCTGAAAGTCATAGCCTTCATAGAGAAACAACTGTCAGGTTCTGATAAAAGAGCATAAATGTGACCCAAGAGAatgagaaatgaaatgaaaattatTCTTGATGACCGTAGTATAGTCAATGTTTTTGTTTGATCATAAAAAGAATGGTTAACAGTGGATGACACAGGAGGGGGTGACATGAAAAAATGTATTGTGGGATGAAAATCTCAAGAGCTCTCTAGATTTTTTTaatcaactggaaaaaaaatggaaacaatttGAAATGCCAGAATTTCACAAAAAAATTGTCTAAGCCACgtattctcttaggctatgtctacactacaaggtttttgcacaaaactgaccatttttgcacaaaaaccggcagagcgtccacacctcaagcgtgtttttgcaaaagaaaatcgacaggacagagggcttttgcaggtagagttattcctctccccatgaggaataactcctttttgcactacagctcttgcacaaaaagggaggtgtggatgctctttagggagttttgcacaagaaacccctatcggaaaaagcacaggtgctctgatggccatcagagttgtgaatggccatcagagttttcttttgcaagagtgtccatgaagtgtggacgctctcttgtacaaaagcacatctcttttgtgatgcactttgagatctggatgctcttttgcgcaagaagtttttgtggaagagtctTATAGTTTTGTTGCAGTAAAATCCTGAATAAAGCAGGGCTAAGGTTTGCTTTGCCTAGCCTTATTTATATTTTagctttcaaaaacaaaaaaaggaagaaaaagatcCTGTATACAAAATTTCTTGTCTTATTTCTCTAACAGCCTTGCAAGCAGAAACTAAACATGGTTTATGTCTTCTAGTCATAACCCAAAAAAGAGTGAAAAAATAATATGCTTAGTGCTCTTTTTACACTCCATGATTCCACAATAATATATTATCTTTCCTGATTCTGTGACAGGCTACTAGACTATTGCAGGCTCCGGAATGCTCAGGATGCCAATTTCCATACACCACTGATTCCACAGTCAAAATAAATTGTATACTGAAAATTCAACATCAGTGCTGATAGGAGTCGGCATGCACTGCAGTAAACAGTGATGTCATACTAGATGAAATATTGCTGTGGGATATCACACAGCTGATCATTGACCCAGAGGCCTGAACATACAATAAGAAAAAGTGAATCTGGAAAGCAACATCTCCAGAGAAAATTTTTAAGACCTGAATAGTACAGGCTTGCATCTAACctgttttttttccattggaaaggGATTTTCTTGGTCATAATACTCGTTGCCTTCTCATGAATCAGGGTGAAAACttcttacaagaacaaacaaaattaTAAACTTctgacttcattttaaatgtagaagcTTTTTCTCAGCTAGATTCCTAATATTTAATACCATATCACCCTTTACCGTGCAATGACATTTCCATAGATGTTGCATGTCCCTTAACTTTGACACCATGAACAACTCCATTTCCAGAGAGTGATGTGATATGCACaggaagagagaggagaaaatGGGTATGCTTTGTTAGCTCTTACTTAAGTAttaagagcctgatcctgcaaaaactCATTCAGGCAGGCACGACTCATGCCGAGGGTCCCTGGACTTTCACCCATTTGCTCCAAATGCCATTGCTCATGCAGGCAAGTCCTACTCACATGAATAAAGGGTGGCAGGATTAGATCACTTACACT
The DNA window shown above is from Pelodiscus sinensis isolate JC-2024 chromosome 2, ASM4963464v1, whole genome shotgun sequence and carries:
- the LOC102460859 gene encoding C-C chemokine receptor type 5-like, giving the protein MDEEFETTTFYYDFLLEPCQKPEVKNFASQFLPPLYSLVLILGLVGNALVVLILIKYKRLRSMADIYLLNLAVSDLLFILSLPFWAYYAAHEWVFGNAMCKILSGVYIAGFYGGMFFIILLTVDRYLAIVHAVFALKARTVTYGILTSVVTWGVAILASFPELIFHSAQKEATHWTCSPHYPWGQEKTWKQCQTLMMNLVGLVIPLLIMIFCYAAIIKTLLRGRNEKKHKAVRLIFIIMIVYVIFWTPFNIVIFMNTFPNLFVLNTCETSKQIELAIQVTETFAMIHCCINPVIYAFVGEKFRKYLHTFFQKHIAIYLCKHCPALYRDKLERVSLTYTPSTAEHDISVGL